In Paenibacillus guangzhouensis, a single window of DNA contains:
- a CDS encoding DeoR/GlpR family DNA-binding transcription regulator, protein MNSTLRHEKIMERLLSQREVSVNELSEQLQVTGKTIREDLSKLEEQGLLVRVHGGAMLKHQDQFGMLSVYEPIIQHREDKTSIAERALKYIEQDAVIALDGGSTTLEIARLLENRPYTVITNDLHIIGALTAKDQIRLVVPGGYRVRNMLTGTEGIDYMRKLNVQTAFISATGIHLEQGLSVFTGDFIEMKRAMLEMAQKVYAVVDHSKFDRSALRTVASIQELDGIITDAKLSEEIYVKYQQAGVMIDRF, encoded by the coding sequence CGGCATGAAAAAATTATGGAACGATTGCTCTCGCAGCGTGAAGTGTCTGTGAATGAACTCAGCGAGCAGCTGCAGGTCACAGGCAAGACGATTCGTGAGGATCTCAGCAAGCTGGAGGAGCAAGGGCTGCTGGTCCGTGTCCATGGGGGAGCCATGCTGAAGCATCAAGATCAATTCGGGATGCTGTCTGTTTATGAGCCGATCATTCAACATCGAGAAGATAAGACATCGATTGCCGAGCGGGCACTGAAATATATTGAGCAAGATGCGGTCATTGCGCTGGACGGGGGGAGTACGACCCTTGAAATTGCGCGATTGCTAGAGAATCGGCCGTACACGGTCATTACGAACGATCTTCATATTATCGGAGCGCTAACAGCGAAAGATCAGATTCGTCTCGTCGTTCCTGGAGGCTACCGCGTACGCAATATGCTGACGGGTACCGAAGGGATCGATTATATGCGCAAGCTGAATGTGCAGACAGCGTTCATCTCTGCGACGGGGATTCATTTGGAGCAGGGCTTGTCCGTGTTTACGGGTGATTTTATTGAGATGAAAAGAGCGATGCTGGAAATGGCCCAGAAGGTCTATGCCGTTGTCGATCATTCGAAATTCGATCGGAGTGCCCTTCGGACCGTGGCTTCTATCCAAGAATTAGATGGCATCATTACGGATGCGAAGTTGTCAGAGGAAATTTATGTGAAGTATCAGCAAGCGGGTGTCATGATAGATCGATTTTGA